The genomic region TTGAGTTGAAAAGGTGTCAGGCTAACTTATCAACTAAACGCCACCTTCTTCTCATTTTAtgtgtaggcaaccttctcaCAAAAAAACCTCCATTTTGTAATAGTAACagtaaaacaattataatttggGGATAAGACTATATcacaaaggaaaaaaaataacaaaagtatGTCAGAAATCAATatcaaagatttatttttgacatgttaataacataaaagttgaaatatagacaaattaaaacatttttttcttacggACTTCAAAGACcacaatcatttttaaaagatgATTTACCATCTTGACAAGTAAATGTGACTGCATACTCCATAGCTTTCACTGTTATACTAATTTAAGCTATCTtcattataaaagaaaatttccaGCAAAAATTGGatgagatcccttcatgggataagtccaccattgcaagtgatttataaatatgtactatttcttgtaactgtgtaaatttcagtgcaataaagatattacaaattaaCAAAGTCATGGAAAACAccaaacaaaatgttaatCTGAAAAATTTGTTCATATAATTTCCGTGCCACACGGGAAAAATTTGACATGTTGAAAAAAGCAATTTTACAGGGCGGCCATTTTAAACTTTGACTTCCTCTGGAAAATGcatttgtttgttaaatttataacttatacTTTATCTAAGGTAAACTTTTTACGATGATTCGAATAACGTACAGtaatttgcataatttttcttagtttttgaaataatcgACATGTCAATATGCGTACCGACGACTTATCAAGTGACTTATCCacatatcaatatattttccaaTATGTAAAGATGAGTTATCAAGTTTTTCACCTATTATATTTCGTCTTTTTTGtagtaaacaataattttaaaccaaaactgttattaaaattcttgGTGGATGGGCAGCAACTTCATCTGCATACTTTGCGACGTTGACTTGCTTACGAAAACTGGGCCGccattattgaaaatatacccccagaacattattttctattactaTCTTCATATTTCTATTACTACATTTTCAAAGACAAGTTTTACAGTTATTCAAAAGCTAGTTTAGAGGTCATCTTTACATCAGAGGGGCAACGGTAAATGCAcccaagaaataaaataatatacaagcCTTTTCGTCTATGATGCACGTCATCTCTGCATAGAAGCAACTTTTTCACTAATCTCGGAGAGCATCTGAgctgatttatgtatgttctcAAACTGGTAGCCCATGTGTACAGCTATCAGctgcattttctttaaattctgcTCACTACCCTCCATCAGAGGTTCAGATGCAGCCATTTCTCTGGCTGATTTTGACAGAAGCTGAAATAAAGATAacaatatgatttattttgtgtttgagAACTACTTtacaattgtaataataaattaagctTGActccatacatacaaaatgccAAAGACGGAGACAACTATTGTGATTGAGGTGCATTGTGCAAGGAAACTTCTAACTCTTGTAGCCTAAGGTTATAAATTTAACCACCATACTcactaaattttaatgtatttaagcaTACCTCTGATACTGTAAAACTGaacctattttatttcaaagtctTAGATATGACCATCATGTCATGAGACAGAATATTATCATCATGTtctgtttaaaacacaaatgaTTCAtaatgaaagtaaataaagtaacTACAAACAACAACCTACAAAGCCTACCTCATTAGATTTAGATCCCCGCTGGATTTGTCGGGTTAATGAGAAGATGTTATTCATATTAACTTGGACCCGCTCTGCAAGTCTCTGTTTAGACTCTGCGAAGAGAGAACGAGCACTGCTCGAGGAAGCAGACGTCATTTTAGGGCAAATCAGCGGATCAATTTGATATCTTCAGAACTATCTTATTCTATTaagttcatttatttcattgataAACACAAATTAACTGATAGAACAACACAGACAGATGACAGAACCAACCTCCATTCAATCATATTGACATTCCTTTGTTAAGATGACTTTGAGTGACAGCTAATTTATAACGCATTTGAAATAGGCCAATGTCGAtagtttaaagaaataaagatcATTTCGTTACTTAGTTTCATTAGAAACGAAAAGTAGAACATCTCTTTTTAAAAGAAGCCCGCGTGTTCTACTATGAatcgtataaaaatataacaaggaCTTTTTATATGATAAGGATGCATAGGACGCTTACCACAACGTTTTATAGAACCGTTCAAATATTAAGGCAGTTTATTAGCAGGCCTGCTCAAAACTCGTACCATGACGTAAGGTGAACGGTTTAAGCTGAATACAAAAcaacaagaaataataaaaaaccatCTTTAGAAAAACATAATGTATCTTTTCCTTAAATTGATAATAGGGCAACATTGAAATGTCGTTATTCTGTAAACTCATTCATGTTTCgaaatcattttataaaataatttcgaaTTGATTTCTTATATTATCTGTCTCTATTAATTCGCTACATTTCTTATGAGtggaa from Amyelois transitella isolate CPQ chromosome 24, ilAmyTran1.1, whole genome shotgun sequence harbors:
- the LOC106135893 gene encoding uncharacterized protein LOC106135893, whose protein sequence is MTSASSSSARSLFAESKQRLAERVQVNMNNIFSLTRQIQRGSKSNELLSKSAREMAASEPLMEGSEQNLKKMQLIAVHMGYQFENIHKSAQMLSEISEKVASMQR